In Gilliamella sp. B3022, the sequence CTGTCATCTGATTAATTGCATTATCAAGTTGTGTTGCTATCATCGGTCTTAAGATTTCAACTTTTGCGCCATTTATTCCTAATTCTTGATAATGTTGTTGGCTTATTCCGAGAAAAGCACATAAAAATGCCGAATTTAATGAAACCGTATTGTTGATAATGACAAGATGAAGAGCCGCTTGCGAATCATCTATCATTTCTTGTAGTATTTCAGCATTAACGTTATCGGATAGATGCTGTGATAACTTGTATTCCCAAGGCAGTTGGGCAGTTTGATAAGCATTATGAATATCTTCATCTAAAAAAACATTTGATTCAAATGATGAGTAAATGTGAATATTAATGATTTCCTTCTCCGGTATCTCAGGGAGCAATTTACGTAAAGATAGAAAGATTTCTTCAAGAGATAAATGAATGTTGAAATCGTCACCAAATTCCAACGATTTATTGACTTTCATTGGGATATTTTCAATATTACTTAAGATGTCTTGTACAGTTAGGTGATTAGGCAAAATATAATAGCTATCAAGAATGATTAAAGATTTCATCGCCCAATTTTGCCAATTTTCTTCAATATTTTTCTGTTCTAACTGCCATATTTCATATTCCTCTTGCGCCAAACCATATATATATAAACGAATACTGACAGCTATCCCAGTAATTATTGTTGGAATAATGATTGCTGATATCCAAAATATCCACTGAGAACCATAGTTTTCATTTGGCCAGATTGACATTAACAAAATGGCTGTAATAAAAATTAAAACGATAAAAAACAAATACCATCTGCCGCGATTTAATTTTAGTGGGGGTTTCAATGGATTAAGTACTTCGGGTTTAGGCCAAGACATAATATTATTCAATCTCCGAAGTACTGATTGTTGAAATCACTTTACAACCACATTCGCATAGACATTGATCTATGACAATTGCTTTCCCATCTGAAAAACACGTCTTTGAAGATTCAATAATTTTATTTACACCATGTCCTTTCTTTGGACAACTAACCAGATCACCTATTAGAGCAACAAGTTTTCCTTCTACAGTCATTGTTGAAGAAACTGAAATAACTGATCCACCATGAGTTGTGGGATCCCCCAATCGAACCACGTTTTTCCCCATTGTTTTATTCCTTAATTACTATTCCCAAAAATGTTATTTGAATTATGTTGTGATATTTACACATTTTTTCACTGTATTTTAATTCATCCTACTGTGTACAGTTTTATGCAGTATCAACAATGATTAATAAGATACATGATGCTTTTTTTATCCCGATTTTATTCTAAACTGACCAACAAGTTTGTAGACTTGTTGGTCATCAATTCTTATTTATAACTTATTTTTTTGAATGATTTATTCAGATTTTTTTTGTTTTTTTTCCGTAGTTTTAATTGGTTTTGTTTTACCCTTAGCAGATTTTTTGCTCGTTTTGACCAAATTCTGATTTACTGATGCATCAATCATTTCAAGCACGATTCCTTCTGTTTCTTTAAAATCGAGGAATAATGTTGAAGTTTTACTGTGAGTATTATTGTTTCTTTTCAATAGTAAATTTGAAATTGCAGGCAAAATTTGTTGATTTAAAATACTATCAATATTACGTGCGCCTGTATCAGGCAATAAACAAGCAGAAGTAAGTCGATCATATATTTGCTGACCAACTTTAAACTCTATTTTGTAATGTTTTCCGATACGTGAAGCAACTTTATCCAATTTCATTTTGACTATCTGCCGTAATGCTTTATCCGTTAACGGTGTATAAATGACCGTTTGGAAACGAGCTAATAACGCTGGCTGAAAATGTTCTCGTATAATAGGTCTTAATAATTCATGTTGCGTTGCAGTGTCGGCATCAGGCATTTCTTCAAAAAGTGCCATTAATTCATCACTTCCTAAATTCGAGGTCATGAGTATTAAAGTATTTCGAAAATCAATTTCACGCCCTTCTCCATCACGCATAAATCCACGATCAAACACTTGATAGAATAAGTTAAGGACATCACGATGGGCTTTTTCAATCTCATCTAATAACACTACACTGTAAGGTCGTTTTCTTACTGCTTCGGTTAACACACCACCTTGACCATAACCAACGTAGCCTGGTGGAGATCCTTTAAGTTGTGATACCGTATGGGGTTCTTGATATTCAGACATATTAATAGTGACAAGGGATTGCTCACCACCAAATAATGCATCTGCCAGAGCAAGGGCTGTTTCCGTTTTCCCTACGCCTGACGGACCCACCAATAAAAATACGCCCAAAGGTGCATCTTCTGAAGTCAGACCTGTCTTAGTAGCTCGAATGCGTTTTGCTAACTCAAATAAAGCATTATCCTGACCAACAATTCGTTTGCGTAAATCATCCTCAAGAACCATAAGGTGACTTTGCTCATCTTTTAATAAGCTTTCTAACGGAACACCTGTCCAGTCAGCAATAACAGAAGAAACGACTCGACTATCAACATCAAGCGATAATAATGGTCTGTTTTTTTGAAGTTTATGTAACTTTTCTTGTGTTTCAGTCAACTGAGTTGACAATTTTGGATCGGGTATAGCCGTTAATTGCTTTCTCAGCTCAATAAGTTCTTCAATGATTTTCTTTTCTTCTTCAAACTGAGTTTGTTCGGCAATTAATTGTTTATGTAAATCATCTAATTGCTTGTTAATTTCAGTCATACGTTCGGATGACTGGTTTTCACCTAATAACAAATCGTCTTTAATCGCCATGTTTTCGATTGTTAATGATGTAATTTTTGCTTCAAGTTCAATGATGGATTCGGGTATGGTATCAAGGCTCATTCTTACTCTCGCTGAAGCGGTATCTAAAAGATCAACGGCTTTATCAGGAAGTTGACGACCACTAATATAACGACGTGATAACGTTACAGCAGTTTTTACTGCTTCATCCAATATGTGAACACCATGATGAATTGCATAGCATGATTTTAATCCACGTAACATAAGACAGGCTTTTTCATCATCAGGTTCATCAACTTTGACCATTTGAAAACGGCGCTCAAGTGCGGCATCTTTTTCAAAATATTGTTTATATTCCGACCATGTTGTAGCTGCAATGGTTCTTAATTCCCCTCGAGCCAAGGCTGGTTTTAATAAATTTGCTGCATCCGCACCGCCTGCCGAATTTCCTGCACCAATAATGGTATGAGCTTCGTCGATAAACAGAAGAATTGGGGGTTGTGAGTGCTGAACGGCTTCAATAACATTTTTAAGTCTCTGTTCGAATTCACCTTTAACACCTGCACCGGCTTGCAATAAGCCTAAATCAAGGGATAATATACTCACCTCTTTAAGATTATTTGGTACATTGCCTTCTGCTATTCGTAATGCTAACCCTTCAACCAAAGCAGTTTTACCTACACCTGGCTCACCCACTAAAATTGGATTATTTTTTCGGCGACGAGATAAAATATCAACCATCTGCCTGATTTCTTTATCACGACCTAATACAGGATCAATTTTACCTGCTTTGGCCTTGTCTGTAACATTTTCAGTAAAACGACTTAATACAGCTTGATGATGTTTCTGCTGAAGAGCTTTATTCTCTTCTTTTGCCCCTTCAACTTGGGTTATTTGCGAATGATGACCTGAATTTTGTGGCTCATTTTCGTTTTGTAAACCATCATTAGAATCATTCAAAGGACTTTCATCGGATTGTTCATCTAAATTTGAACGGAGTTCCTTTAAAGAAACTGGTGTTAATCTAAGAAGTTGCCATGCATCTTGCGCTTTTAAACATTGTGGCATTTCTTGTAATACTTGCAGGATATGAAGAGATCGAATTGTTTCTTCATGATCTTCTAATGAAGCTTTCAACCATGCTGCTTGCAATACAGCAATAAGTGATGATGATAAACTAGGTTTATTATTTATGGTATGGGGTAATGCATCAAGGAAGCTAAGTAGTCCTTGCCAAATTTTATCCATATCAAGTTGATAATGCCTTGCTATGATTGTAATATCACCAGATCCTTGCTCTAATAGTTTCAACAACCAATGTTCAAGTGTGATTTCAGTATGGGCGCGGGTTTGACATAACTCCGCTGCCGCTTCTAGTGATTTTGCACAGTAAGGGTTCAGTCGCCTTAATAAAATAGATGGATCGGCAATCATTACTATTCCTTTTATTATATATTGATCTCTAATCGTTATTCCCAAAGATGCTGATCCTTAAGTCAGGAAAGGATCAGCAAATATTTAATTACGCTCGACTTTCTACCCAGCTATCTGAGTGGATGATGTTGCCATCTTTATAAGTCCAGGTAATTTTTTCATAACGAAGTTCAACACGCTCTAAATGATTGTATTGTTCTTTTGATGGGTCTTTGATATTGTGCATTTCTGGTTTCACAGACACTACTTTTACGCCATCCATAAACGTATTAAAATACTCAACTTCTTGACCTGCATCGTTAATTTTGTACCATTTGATCTCAACTGATTTTAAGTTTTGACCAGTAGTCACTGCTTTGTAAAGATAAGGTGATGAAGCATCGACTTCTTTAACAAACTCAAGTGCTTTATGAACACGTGTACCTGTTAATTTACCCGTGTTGCCATCTGTTGGGATGTACACTTTATGGTCAAATTCAACAAGTTCAACACTACCTTCACGGCCAACTACGGTTACAGATCCTTTGATTTCCGCACCACCGTCATCTTTTAAGAACATATATGCTGGAACAGCCATTGTTTTACTCCTTTTTTGTTTTAGTTAAATCCCTTAGTTTTCTTTTGTCATAATACAATTTGACATTTGAGGAACTAAGCTTATTTCTACACGTCGATTTTTGGCACGATTCTCTACAGTATCGTTATCAACCAACGGTTTTTTTGAGCCATACCCTTGTATGGCAAAACAGGTTTCAGGCATGTCGCTTGTTTTCATGAACCAATTTCTAACCGAAATAGCACGATCTAATGATAATTGTATATTTTTGTCCTCATTACCGGTGGAATCGGTATGTCCACCTATTAAGATAAGCCATCCTGTTTCCTGATTGGTATTGATTTGTTTTTGCATTTCGACTAAAGCATTGATCAGTATTTTGGTCGAATCTGGTTTTAAATTTGATTGACCTGTTTCGAATAATGACAAGCTATCCAAACGTATTACCATCGGTAATACCACCTGAGGTTCTTTCACTTCTGGAGGTTTAGCAACGTAATTACTGATTGCAATATTTAACGGTTCTATGAGCTGTTGACCGTGGTATAATCCAACACTTAGGCGTACAGGTTCACCTTGTGAGAAATACTTATTCAACATTATTCTGTCGTTTTTTAAAATTTCTAATGCTTTTCGTTTTTCTTCATAATTATCCATAGCGATGGAATTATAAAAAACGATATCACTTTCAACTTGCTTAGCCAGTTTTATATTATTTTTAAATGATGCCCCTAAACATCCCATAATAAATAAGGAAGTTATAATCAGTAAACCACAGATCATTGAGCTAATAGGAGAAAACGGATATGCAATTGGCATATACTTTACTAAATCATCTGGAGGACTGATGTTTTCTTGTATCTTTCGAGTATTAGGGAGCGTCATGGTTGTAAGACTTTCCCATTGAATTTGAATGATATTATTATTCACTGTCTCTTGATTAACAGGGTAAATAGCCGCGGCAACTGGCATACATTTCGCTACAGGCTGTTTAGAATCAGCTAATGTTGACAATACGACTTTTTCAATCCAATCTTTTGTTTCATTTAAAAAAGCTTGAAGACTTAATCGACGTTCTCTTTCCTTTGTTGAAATTTTACTGTCATTAATCCAACTGGTTATTGGAGATAAATAACGATCGAGCAAGTACAAATTGTGGTTTTTAACTTGAAACCATTGAGGAGGAATCGATTCAACTTCATCATAAATTAAATCATTGAATCCAATATGTACCGATAAGTAAACCGGTAATGAATATTTTGCAATTTTACTTGTATCAACCCAAGATTGACGAAAAGCTTGCAATTTTGCTATCAATATCCCTTGTTCATTCTCAATTTCGGGGATCAAAGCTAAAAAAATTCCTATCCTGCCCAGCATATCAGGCCATTTAGCGATTAATGAATCATAAACTATTGGCAAGTGCGAATATTCATCTACATAGATCCAAACGGCTTCAGATGAAACTAAGATATTAGAGTGAGCTAAAGATAGATCATCAGGGAAAAAATCTTTCGCCCCACTTCCTGTTACTAATAAAATAGGCAGACGATATCGCTGTTTTGCCGGTAGTAAATCAAGTTTTTCAGTTAAAAATGCAATATTTGTTGTCGATGAAGCAAGTACTTTTCGATAGCGCTTCATTCGCCATAATATGCCCATAGCTATAACTACCACTAAAGCTGATCCTATAAGCTGCCAACCGATTGATATTGGTAAGAAAACAAATAACAATAATAAGCTTAAGACAGCAGCATGAATAATTACAATACGCTTAGGATAATCGCTCATAAAACCCCTTTTTAACCAATAAGCGAATCAATTAAATTATCAAGTTGATTATTCAAAATAAAATAGAGTGAGATCACACAAATAAAAGACAATGCTGTTAAAGATAAAAGCAAAGTCTTTCGTCCCCAATAACGATGATCCGGAGCTTGTTCAATAAGCGGATGCGATTGCTCTGGTTCAAATTCACACAAGGCTTCTCGAAGCGCTAATATAAGATTATCTCTTTCTGCTTGCGCTTTTCCCAAATAACATCCCTGGAATCCAAGCCCTAATACCCTATCAAAGCAACTTAGAACAATTTCCTCTTTTTTATCATCTTTTAAACGACTACGAATTTTTTCAAACAAATCATAACCTGCATTATTAGTATTAAAATAGATGACTTGTAGCGGTTCACCTAGCCATTCACCATAGCCTTGATCACTTGGATTATCTCTTTGATAAAGTAAAACTGTTTCATCTAATAATGCACACAACGCATAGCTAATATCATCTATAACATCTTGTTTATATTGGGCATTATATAAACTTTCACGAACACGTTTGATTTGTTCTTTACAATGTTCATACAGTTTATGCCCTGATGGAATTTTTGCTTTTGCTTTTAACTCAACAACCACTAATATTGAGTCACGCAATAGTTCATCGATAACAATTTTTTTTGGTTCTATATTCATTACTCTAACCCTATGATCTCAGTACTGCGAAAAGTTCTAATGAAATATCTGGCATTGCCCGTGGAACGTAAAATTCGCAACATCTAGCAAGCAACATTTTTTTTGCTGAACTATGAGACAAATCCAGAGCAAAATATTGGTTTTCTAACCGAAAAGGTATTGCTGCTGGAACATGATTTAATGCTTTAATCGGAATACCTGAAAGTGCTGAATGTATAATTTGTCTAACATCATCAGGTGCCCCTGCTTTACACAGTATCGGGAATTGTGAATTTAGTTCATGGCCAGGCAAACTTGAACGAACTGACAGGTAGAAATCTGCATCCTCAACCAGGCGTGAATCATTCAATCGACCAGTCCATAAGGTATCTTGATCATGTACCAAATCAATTTTAATTACACGTGAAGGTAAACTTTCTTCTAATACATTACGCACCAATTCAAAAAGTGGAGGGAAAACCTTATTAAGATTATCATGCTGATAAGCAGGAATATCATTAACACTATGTACTAATGAAAAAGTCAATAAAGAACCGGTAAACGCTACTAAAGTTCGATAAAGACATTCAGGATGAGTTGTTGGATTATCGCGTAAAAATTTAAGCTGAGGTTCATATGAACTCAATGCATTGAGAAGCCAAAATAAAGAAACATCCGCTATTTCAAAATCAGCAATTTGTTGATTTCGCTCATGGCGCATACCGAGTAAATGTTGACGTTTGGCTTCTATCTGAGTGCATAAAAGATCTAATTCTTTCAGTAGTGAGCCACTTTGTGTTAAAAGATTTAATATTGGCGGAATGTATTGTGAATCGAGAACAAATCGACCGTTAAGATCACGTTTCAAACGAGCAATTGGACAGGTTACATAATCACTATTATCTTCAAAATCAAATAAGAAGGTCAATGCATAACGTTCTACAGCAATGGTTTCAGTGTTTTGACCAAAAAGATCGGGTACTTCAACCCACTCTTTTCGATAACGAAGGGGTCTTTCTAAACGTTGATTATCTTGTAGACAATTCCCACCATTAGCATTTAATAATGGAATTCCGATTAAAACAATGAACTCATTGAGTTCAACAGGAATATTGGCATTTAACATTCTTGCTTCTGGCAAATTATCAGCAATATCAGTATCCACAACTACACCATCATTAAACTGAATGCTAATCGATTCAGCTTTAAGACGGTCTATTAAAAGCGCTTGTGTATCAATATTTATTTTTTTAACGCCCCACGGATTAGCTACTAACATAGCCATTAAGTTTTGTGAGGAGTATTGCCGCCATAATTCTTGTTGTTGGAATTGCTGAGGCGTCAGAAAGACGC encodes:
- a CDS encoding PAAR domain-containing protein, which gives rise to MGKNVVRLGDPTTHGGSVISVSSTMTVEGKLVALIGDLVSCPKKGHGVNKIIESSKTCFSDGKAIVIDQCLCECGCKVISTISTSEIE
- the tssH gene encoding type VI secretion system ATPase TssH yields the protein MIADPSILLRRLNPYCAKSLEAAAELCQTRAHTEITLEHWLLKLLEQGSGDITIIARHYQLDMDKIWQGLLSFLDALPHTINNKPSLSSSLIAVLQAAWLKASLEDHEETIRSLHILQVLQEMPQCLKAQDAWQLLRLTPVSLKELRSNLDEQSDESPLNDSNDGLQNENEPQNSGHHSQITQVEGAKEENKALQQKHHQAVLSRFTENVTDKAKAGKIDPVLGRDKEIRQMVDILSRRRKNNPILVGEPGVGKTALVEGLALRIAEGNVPNNLKEVSILSLDLGLLQAGAGVKGEFEQRLKNVIEAVQHSQPPILLFIDEAHTIIGAGNSAGGADAANLLKPALARGELRTIAATTWSEYKQYFEKDAALERRFQMVKVDEPDDEKACLMLRGLKSCYAIHHGVHILDEAVKTAVTLSRRYISGRQLPDKAVDLLDTASARVRMSLDTIPESIIELEAKITSLTIENMAIKDDLLLGENQSSERMTEINKQLDDLHKQLIAEQTQFEEEKKIIEELIELRKQLTAIPDPKLSTQLTETQEKLHKLQKNRPLLSLDVDSRVVSSVIADWTGVPLESLLKDEQSHLMVLEDDLRKRIVGQDNALFELAKRIRATKTGLTSEDAPLGVFLLVGPSGVGKTETALALADALFGGEQSLVTINMSEYQEPHTVSQLKGSPPGYVGYGQGGVLTEAVRKRPYSVVLLDEIEKAHRDVLNLFYQVFDRGFMRDGEGREIDFRNTLILMTSNLGSDELMALFEEMPDADTATQHELLRPIIREHFQPALLARFQTVIYTPLTDKALRQIVKMKLDKVASRIGKHYKIEFKVGQQIYDRLTSACLLPDTGARNIDSILNQQILPAISNLLLKRNNNTHSKTSTLFLDFKETEGIVLEMIDASVNQNLVKTSKKSAKGKTKPIKTTEKKQKKSE
- a CDS encoding Hcp family type VI secretion system effector, with protein sequence MAVPAYMFLKDDGGAEIKGSVTVVGREGSVELVEFDHKVYIPTDGNTGKLTGTRVHKALEFVKEVDASSPYLYKAVTTGQNLKSVEIKWYKINDAGQEVEYFNTFMDGVKVVSVKPEMHNIKDPSKEQYNHLERVELRYEKITWTYKDGNIIHSDSWVESRA
- a CDS encoding OmpA family protein, with translation MSDYPKRIVIIHAAVLSLLLLFVFLPISIGWQLIGSALVVVIAMGILWRMKRYRKVLASSTTNIAFLTEKLDLLPAKQRYRLPILLVTGSGAKDFFPDDLSLAHSNILVSSEAVWIYVDEYSHLPIVYDSLIAKWPDMLGRIGIFLALIPEIENEQGILIAKLQAFRQSWVDTSKIAKYSLPVYLSVHIGFNDLIYDEVESIPPQWFQVKNHNLYLLDRYLSPITSWINDSKISTKERERRLSLQAFLNETKDWIEKVVLSTLADSKQPVAKCMPVAAAIYPVNQETVNNNIIQIQWESLTTMTLPNTRKIQENISPPDDLVKYMPIAYPFSPISSMICGLLIITSLFIMGCLGASFKNNIKLAKQVESDIVFYNSIAMDNYEEKRKALEILKNDRIMLNKYFSQGEPVRLSVGLYHGQQLIEPLNIAISNYVAKPPEVKEPQVVLPMVIRLDSLSLFETGQSNLKPDSTKILINALVEMQKQINTNQETGWLILIGGHTDSTGNEDKNIQLSLDRAISVRNWFMKTSDMPETCFAIQGYGSKKPLVDNDTVENRAKNRRVEISLVPQMSNCIMTKEN
- the tssL gene encoding type VI secretion system protein TssL, short form; this translates as MNIEPKKIVIDELLRDSILVVVELKAKAKIPSGHKLYEHCKEQIKRVRESLYNAQYKQDVIDDISYALCALLDETVLLYQRDNPSDQGYGEWLGEPLQVIYFNTNNAGYDLFEKIRSRLKDDKKEEIVLSCFDRVLGLGFQGCYLGKAQAERDNLILALREALCEFEPEQSHPLIEQAPDHRYWGRKTLLLSLTALSFICVISLYFILNNQLDNLIDSLIG
- the tssK gene encoding type VI secretion system baseplate subunit TssK, yielding MKIFRPLWNEGVFLTPQQFQQQELWRQYSSQNLMAMLVANPWGVKKINIDTQALLIDRLKAESISIQFNDGVVVDTDIADNLPEARMLNANIPVELNEFIVLIGIPLLNANGGNCLQDNQRLERPLRYRKEWVEVPDLFGQNTETIAVERYALTFLFDFEDNSDYVTCPIARLKRDLNGRFVLDSQYIPPILNLLTQSGSLLKELDLLCTQIEAKRQHLLGMRHERNQQIADFEIADVSLFWLLNALSSYEPQLKFLRDNPTTHPECLYRTLVAFTGSLLTFSLVHSVNDIPAYQHDNLNKVFPPLFELVRNVLEESLPSRVIKIDLVHDQDTLWTGRLNDSRLVEDADFYLSVRSSLPGHELNSQFPILCKAGAPDDVRQIIHSALSGIPIKALNHVPAAIPFRLENQYFALDLSHSSAKKMLLARCCEFYVPRAMPDISLELFAVLRS